From a single Deltaproteobacteria bacterium genomic region:
- a CDS encoding SDR family oxidoreductase translates to MQKRILVTGGSGFIGSHLCERLLGEGNEVICVDNFFTGTKYNIMHMLGNPFFEVVRHDICFPLYMEVDEIYNLACPASPVHYQFDPVQTTKVNVQGAINMLGLAKRLKVKIFQASTSEVYGDPAVHPQNEQYWGNVNPVGPRSCYDEGKRCAETLFFDYNRQHRIDIRVARIFNTYGPRMHPRDGRVVSNFIVQALIGDPITIYGDGLQTRSFCYVDDLVNGIIGLMNLPGRFTGPVNLGNPVEKTIIELAKTIIDLTGSRSKLVFKPLPTDDPVRRKPDIKLANKKLDWAPEVDLETGLRKTIEYFDEFLRSGKGKSLVLTKGKQAQGKWKKKKLNDMPLKKSASGAS, encoded by the coding sequence ATGCAAAAAAGAATACTGGTTACAGGCGGGAGCGGCTTCATCGGCTCCCACTTATGCGAAAGGTTATTGGGAGAGGGGAACGAAGTAATATGCGTCGATAATTTTTTTACAGGAACGAAATATAACATTATGCATATGCTGGGAAATCCGTTTTTCGAAGTTGTTCGGCATGATATATGTTTTCCCCTGTATATGGAAGTGGACGAAATATATAACCTCGCCTGTCCGGCGTCTCCAGTGCACTATCAGTTCGACCCCGTTCAAACGACAAAGGTCAATGTCCAGGGAGCCATAAATATGCTCGGTCTTGCCAAGAGACTGAAAGTAAAGATTTTTCAGGCCTCGACAAGTGAGGTCTACGGCGACCCGGCAGTGCATCCGCAGAATGAACAATACTGGGGAAATGTAAACCCAGTAGGCCCCAGGTCGTGTTACGATGAGGGAAAAAGATGCGCCGAAACCCTCTTTTTCGATTACAACCGCCAGCACAGGATAGACATAAGAGTGGCAAGGATTTTCAATACATACGGCCCCAGAATGCATCCCAGGGACGGCAGGGTCGTTAGCAATTTCATCGTGCAGGCACTCATCGGGGACCCAATAACAATCTACGGGGACGGGCTTCAGACGAGATCCTTCTGTTACGTCGATGATCTAGTAAACGGTATAATCGGTTTGATGAACCTGCCCGGCAGGTTTACGGGACCAGTGAATCTCGGAAACCCGGTTGAAAAAACCATAATCGAACTCGCAAAAACTATTATCGATCTCACCGGTTCCCGCTCAAAGCTCGTATTTAAACCCCTTCCTACCGACGACCCGGTGAGGAGAAAACCGGATATTAAGCTGGCGAATAAAAAGCTCGATTGGGCTCCCGAGGTCGATCTCGAAACGGGGCTCAGAAAAACAATCGAGTATTTCGATGAGTTTCTCCGTTCGGGTAAAGGAAAGAGTCTTGTCCTTACAAAAGGAAAACAAGCGCAAGGGAAATGGAAAAAAAAGAAATTGAACGATATGCCGCTAAAGAAATCCGCGTCAGGCGCGTCTTGA
- a CDS encoding O-antigen ligase family protein: MNSVIKSSEIKPVIIVVGISVLLSLFVLIISDRFDSYLVLAAVLGIPTSVLIIRSILISSFRLKELLVQLKWWHYLWFLVFMSGLVFRIRDTNTVQNNPIDLWALYRIGVMGFVGYVLIVRLAMKKTDWLSSLFKGSVGLLAGYALIAIFSFLWSIYPMWTLYKSLEYLIDLALIAAIIFSARSIQDFKVLFDWNWLLMGLLAASAWIGVLVWPDLGLRRDIGVLGVQIAGVMPAMETNKVGELGAILGIVAFNRFLFMKDKRFYFVIFLIAMVTMIFAQSRSPITGFLLAVVMMLFAAKRIGPFALTVALMFMLLSFTGIMDTFWEFFLRGQSREEFSSLSGRTYGWILGWELFKLNPLTGFGAYAGGRFAVLTELGKNMSTGEWSSILNTWLEILISVGFIGLLFVAAAFVRTWINLLNITLSSKNGTLLHCLAVEAIGILALISVRSMFTTNIFWHPPLLFFLVMGYTEYLYRHYRWTRYKKQIPARAFVKT; this comes from the coding sequence ATGAATTCCGTGATTAAATCATCTGAAATCAAGCCTGTAATTATAGTTGTGGGCATATCTGTACTGTTGAGCCTCTTTGTATTAATTATATCCGACAGGTTTGACAGCTACCTCGTACTCGCGGCAGTTTTGGGGATTCCCACGTCTGTTCTCATAATAAGGTCGATTCTTATTTCAAGCTTCAGATTAAAGGAATTGTTGGTACAGCTTAAATGGTGGCATTATCTCTGGTTTCTGGTTTTCATGAGCGGGCTTGTATTTCGTATCAGGGATACCAACACGGTTCAGAACAATCCGATAGATCTGTGGGCTCTTTACAGGATAGGAGTAATGGGGTTTGTGGGTTATGTGCTGATAGTCAGGCTGGCTATGAAAAAAACGGACTGGCTGTCTTCCCTTTTTAAGGGTTCTGTGGGGCTGCTCGCGGGCTATGCATTAATCGCCATATTTTCTTTTCTGTGGTCAATTTATCCCATGTGGACGCTGTATAAATCCCTTGAATACCTGATCGATCTAGCGCTCATCGCCGCTATAATATTCTCCGCAAGATCAATACAGGATTTCAAGGTCCTTTTCGACTGGAACTGGTTATTGATGGGGCTGCTCGCCGCAAGCGCCTGGATCGGTGTTCTAGTATGGCCAGATCTCGGACTTCGCAGGGATATAGGGGTCCTGGGGGTTCAAATTGCCGGAGTAATGCCCGCTATGGAAACAAACAAGGTGGGAGAATTGGGCGCAATATTGGGTATCGTGGCATTTAACCGCTTTCTGTTCATGAAAGATAAAAGGTTCTATTTCGTAATTTTCCTCATAGCTATGGTGACGATGATATTCGCCCAGAGCAGGTCGCCCATAACGGGTTTTCTTCTTGCCGTAGTAATGATGCTATTTGCAGCCAAGAGAATAGGTCCTTTTGCTCTTACGGTTGCGCTGATGTTTATGCTGCTTAGTTTTACGGGGATAATGGACACATTCTGGGAGTTTTTCCTGCGGGGACAGAGTCGTGAGGAATTTTCTTCGCTATCCGGCAGAACTTATGGCTGGATTTTAGGGTGGGAACTCTTTAAGCTTAACCCCTTGACTGGTTTCGGTGCTTACGCAGGAGGCAGATTCGCGGTTCTTACCGAGCTTGGCAAGAACATGAGCACTGGTGAGTGGTCTTCCATCTTGAATACATGGCTTGAGATCCTTATCAGCGTCGGGTTTATCGGTTTGCTTTTCGTAGCGGCGGCTTTTGTAAGGACCTGGATCAATCTGCTTAATATTACATTATCCAGTAAGAACGGTACGCTGCTCCACTGCCTGGCCGTGGAAGCTATCGGAATCCTGGCTCTTATATCCGTGCGCTCCATGTTTACGACGAATATCTTCTGGCATCCGCCTTTGTTGTTCTTTCTGGTAATGGGGTACACGGAATATTTATACAGGCACTACAGGTGGACAAGGTACAAAAAACAAATACCTGCAAGAGCCTTTGTTAAGACTTGA
- a CDS encoding glycosyltransferase, with protein sequence MQKRLKVLVSAYACESAKGSEPGVGWNWVKQIGRFHEVWVITRTSNRESIERGKSGIPSNIHWVYYDFPGWFRFWKKGQRGVHLYYYLWQIAVYFLARRMHKETNFDIVHHLTFGVYWLPSFLSLLPAAFIFGPLGGAERTPREFYRSYSLKGRIYERLRDAARWVGEKDPFVLLSIRRAKLVLAKVRETGERLSLLGAKEVQIYPESGISIEEIEKLPVTKPAESRNFKIISIGRLLHWKGFHLGLKAFSRLLSEFPSSEYWIIGQGPERENLELLAKTLGIADKVKFFSELPREDVLKKLSECDGMVHPSLHDSGGWVCLEAMAMGKPVLCLDLGGPAMQVTEETGFKLLADTPEQSVDDLANAMLSLANDSSLGERMGEAARKRVTEHFEWDKKGEWINKIYQELVI encoded by the coding sequence ATGCAAAAAAGACTCAAGGTGCTCGTTTCCGCTTACGCATGCGAGTCGGCAAAGGGTTCTGAGCCCGGGGTAGGCTGGAACTGGGTAAAACAGATTGGCCGGTTCCATGAAGTCTGGGTGATTACCCGCACAAGCAACCGCGAATCCATTGAGCGGGGGAAATCAGGGATTCCATCCAATATCCACTGGGTTTACTATGACTTTCCCGGGTGGTTCAGGTTCTGGAAAAAAGGCCAGCGCGGGGTTCATTTATATTACTATTTATGGCAAATAGCGGTTTATTTCCTGGCAAGGCGAATGCACAAAGAGACTAATTTCGACATAGTTCATCATCTCACCTTTGGAGTTTACTGGCTTCCGAGTTTTCTTTCCCTGCTCCCCGCGGCTTTTATATTCGGTCCCCTGGGAGGAGCTGAAAGAACCCCTAGGGAGTTTTACAGGAGTTACAGTTTGAAGGGGAGAATCTATGAACGCCTCAGGGACGCGGCGAGGTGGGTCGGGGAGAAGGACCCTTTCGTGCTTTTAAGTATCAGGAGAGCGAAACTGGTACTGGCAAAAGTACGGGAAACGGGCGAGCGCCTGTCCCTGCTCGGCGCAAAAGAGGTGCAGATATATCCGGAGTCAGGTATCAGTATTGAAGAAATTGAAAAACTGCCTGTAACGAAGCCGGCGGAATCCAGGAATTTTAAAATTATTAGTATCGGCAGGCTGCTGCACTGGAAAGGTTTCCATCTGGGACTAAAAGCCTTCTCCAGGCTCTTGAGTGAGTTTCCGTCAAGCGAATACTGGATAATCGGCCAAGGTCCCGAAAGAGAAAATCTTGAATTACTGGCAAAGACTCTGGGTATTGCGGACAAGGTGAAATTTTTTAGTGAATTGCCGCGGGAAGATGTATTGAAGAAATTGTCCGAGTGTGATGGGATGGTTCATCCGAGTCTCCATGATTCGGGCGGGTGGGTATGTCTTGAAGCCATGGCGATGGGGAAACCGGTTCTGTGTCTCGATCTCGGGGGGCCCGCGATGCAGGTAACGGAGGAGACGGGATTTAAGCTGCTGGCCGATACGCCTGAGCAATCCGTAGATGATCTCGCAAACGCAATGTTGAGTCTTGCTAATGATTCTAGCCTGGGAGAAAGAATGGGCGAGGCGGCCCGGAAGAGGGTTACGGAACATTTTGAGTGGGATAAGAAAGGGGAGTGGATAAATAAAATATATCAGGAATTGGTAATTTAG
- a CDS encoding phosphotransferase, which produces MSNTEYVILHGWQSLPDHHDSDLDIAINPQHLDILEESLFGFKSGKLVQMLQHESSCFYFVLAHKNGNGTEFLQVDAATDYRRNGLTYFSAETLNSERKKWKGFWVAAPQTELAYLLVKKTLKGETPEHQKRRLRYLIDEIGEKRSVEIATELFGSEFGPELITWISEDNWNAQESNLPKLKRSLMLRTVKKDPLNPLKYWFNEAKRIMGRWLSPTGLFVAVLGPDGAGKSTLIEKLEKDLSGAFRRTANFHLKPDLLGKKPGNAPVTDPHGKPSRSFLLSTLKIAYYVADYGLGYVLKLYPKLAKSTMVIFDRYYDDLMVDPLRYRYGGSPWIAGLGRYLVPRPDLFFVLDASEDELLKRKQEVEKGELTRQRSAYVDMAAKLSNAYILDSSRSPEKLTCDASDIITSYLHERYQKRRALYFANNERNKTFEWLTSVLSADPRKYRFALKDTASKDESADLKTYCEFNYLPVRDGRGYLLPQSRIAALNGLMLYNAQTQKAKALKALIGTSRTCGLGNLFMKSVRIVSSGDLSTKDAGDPILFEYLKKHTKLEDPEFAISLGTPGPNRKPVIQINSRTGLIAGYAKAGWNEATNSLVKNEADTIKNLSLASFNSFDIPRVLHSGVWRGRYVTILSSPEGNLLSAPRTLNAEYVNAVDELADFNLNRMPVLESPFWAGFTGRVKNIESEYYRSILEEKAIPAIERALGATQLPFHISHGDFAPWNAFVRDGRLFLYDWEYSREDTPAGWDLFHFIFQTNVLLEKKRADELYKVIFSDTHHSVTRWYWEKLDIDEDTVKALFLLYVFEKLSLEASGEMGNLQKLNQLSKIVFLLLNDRAGKF; this is translated from the coding sequence TTGAGCAATACCGAATATGTCATTCTTCACGGATGGCAATCGCTTCCGGATCATCACGACTCCGATTTGGATATTGCAATCAACCCGCAGCATTTGGATATTCTCGAAGAATCGCTGTTTGGTTTTAAGTCTGGAAAGCTCGTACAGATGCTACAACATGAGTCTTCCTGTTTTTATTTTGTACTGGCTCATAAGAACGGCAATGGAACGGAGTTTCTGCAGGTTGACGCCGCTACGGATTACAGGCGGAACGGTTTGACTTATTTTTCCGCGGAGACATTAAACAGCGAGAGGAAAAAATGGAAAGGCTTCTGGGTGGCCGCCCCGCAGACGGAGTTAGCTTATTTGCTTGTCAAGAAAACGCTAAAAGGCGAGACGCCGGAGCATCAAAAAAGAAGGCTGAGATATTTGATCGATGAAATAGGGGAGAAACGCTCAGTCGAGATCGCAACGGAGCTTTTTGGCAGTGAGTTTGGGCCGGAATTAATCACCTGGATATCCGAAGATAACTGGAACGCACAGGAATCGAATTTACCGAAATTAAAAAGATCGCTAATGCTGCGGACCGTAAAAAAGGACCCGCTTAATCCTCTCAAGTATTGGTTTAACGAGGCTAAACGCATTATGGGGCGGTGGCTCAGTCCTACCGGACTTTTCGTAGCGGTGCTTGGTCCGGACGGCGCGGGAAAAAGCACATTGATAGAAAAACTGGAGAAAGACCTCTCGGGCGCGTTCAGACGCACGGCGAATTTTCATCTAAAGCCGGATCTCCTGGGGAAAAAACCCGGGAACGCCCCCGTAACCGATCCTCACGGCAAGCCTTCCCGCTCTTTTTTGCTCTCAACTCTCAAGATCGCCTATTATGTGGCTGATTACGGTTTAGGGTATGTGCTCAAGCTCTATCCCAAGTTAGCAAAATCCACTATGGTTATTTTTGACAGATATTACGATGACTTGATGGTTGACCCGTTGCGTTACAGGTACGGCGGTTCGCCGTGGATTGCCGGACTCGGGCGCTATCTCGTTCCGAGACCGGACCTCTTTTTTGTACTTGACGCTTCGGAAGACGAGCTTCTCAAGAGGAAACAGGAGGTTGAAAAAGGGGAGCTTACACGCCAGCGTAGCGCGTACGTGGACATGGCGGCAAAACTTTCGAATGCTTATATTCTCGATTCAAGCCGGAGCCCGGAAAAGCTCACCTGCGATGCTTCTGACATAATAACGAGCTATCTGCATGAGCGGTATCAGAAACGAAGAGCATTGTATTTCGCTAACAATGAAAGAAATAAAACCTTCGAGTGGCTAACGTCCGTCCTTTCGGCTGATCCCCGGAAATATCGTTTCGCCCTTAAAGACACCGCAAGCAAAGACGAGAGCGCGGACTTGAAAACGTACTGCGAGTTTAATTATTTGCCGGTTAGAGACGGCAGGGGATATTTACTCCCGCAGAGCCGTATTGCGGCATTAAACGGCCTTATGCTCTACAACGCGCAGACCCAAAAGGCAAAAGCGCTCAAGGCGCTTATCGGTACATCCCGCACCTGCGGTCTAGGCAATCTCTTTATGAAATCCGTGAGAATTGTCTCATCCGGAGACTTGAGCACGAAAGACGCGGGCGATCCGATATTATTCGAATATTTAAAAAAGCATACGAAGCTGGAAGACCCTGAGTTCGCCATCTCTCTCGGAACGCCGGGACCGAATAGAAAACCCGTCATACAAATAAACAGCCGGACGGGGCTGATAGCAGGTTACGCAAAAGCCGGCTGGAACGAGGCGACAAATTCGCTTGTAAAAAACGAGGCGGATACGATAAAAAATCTTTCACTTGCATCTTTTAATTCTTTCGACATACCTCGGGTCTTGCACTCCGGCGTCTGGCGCGGGAGATACGTGACGATTCTGTCCTCACCCGAAGGCAATCTCCTGTCAGCTCCCAGGACGCTCAACGCCGAATATGTGAATGCCGTAGACGAATTGGCGGATTTCAATCTAAACAGGATGCCTGTACTGGAGAGTCCTTTCTGGGCCGGTTTTACAGGAAGAGTGAAGAATATCGAGAGCGAATACTACAGAAGTATTCTGGAGGAGAAGGCGATACCCGCAATCGAAAGGGCGCTTGGCGCGACGCAGCTTCCTTTTCATATATCTCACGGAGACTTTGCTCCCTGGAACGCGTTTGTCAGAGACGGCAGGCTTTTTCTCTACGACTGGGAATATTCCCGCGAGGATACGCCGGCGGGCTGGGATTTGTTTCACTTTATTTTTCAAACGAATGTTCTTCTGGAAAAGAAAAGGGCTGATGAGCTTTATAAAGTAATTTTCAGTGACACTCATCACAGTGTGACAAGGTGGTATTGGGAAAAGCTCGATATTGATGAGGACACGGTAAAGGCTCTTTTCCTGTTATACGTTTTTGAGAAGCTTTCTCTGGAAGCTTCAGGGGAAATGGGAAATCTTCAGAAGCTGAATCAGCTCTCGAAGATTGTTTTCCTTCTGCTTAATGACCGGGCGGGAAAATTCTAA
- a CDS encoding WecB/TagA/CpsF family glycosyltransferase produces the protein MSVSKWESCKILGVNVAAVQINDVIRQMDEWIEERSFGHYIAVTNTHVVTESWFDPEYKKVLNAADFVVPDGMPLVWLARLGGYPLKRRVYGPELMATFFKETGRKHRHFIYGGKPGIPERLMENLSGSCPGAQFVGGYSPPFRQLTEDEDREIVEMINAHEPDVIWVGLGAPKQEKWMHDHRNELRVPVMVGVGAAFDFLAGVKSQAPSLFRENGFEWLWRLVSEPRRLWRRYLLYGPLFIGLVTLEKIKILKF, from the coding sequence ATGAGCGTAAGTAAGTGGGAAAGCTGCAAGATACTGGGCGTCAATGTAGCGGCTGTCCAGATAAATGATGTGATTCGTCAGATGGACGAATGGATAGAGGAGAGGAGCTTCGGACATTATATAGCGGTGACGAATACGCATGTCGTAACCGAGTCCTGGTTCGACCCGGAATATAAGAAGGTTCTCAATGCGGCCGATTTTGTCGTCCCTGACGGGATGCCTCTGGTCTGGTTGGCTAGGTTGGGCGGGTATCCGCTCAAGCGCCGTGTTTACGGTCCGGAATTGATGGCAACCTTTTTTAAGGAGACGGGGCGGAAGCACAGGCACTTCATTTACGGAGGCAAGCCGGGCATACCGGAGAGACTTATGGAAAATCTATCGGGAAGCTGTCCGGGGGCACAGTTCGTTGGCGGTTATTCGCCTCCTTTCCGGCAGTTGACGGAGGATGAGGACAGGGAAATAGTCGAGATGATAAACGCTCATGAGCCGGACGTTATCTGGGTCGGATTGGGAGCGCCGAAGCAGGAAAAATGGATGCACGACCACAGAAACGAGCTTCGTGTGCCGGTTATGGTCGGCGTGGGGGCGGCTTTTGATTTCCTTGCTGGGGTGAAATCCCAGGCCCCTTCGCTGTTCAGGGAAAACGGTTTTGAATGGCTGTGGCGTTTAGTGAGTGAGCCCCGGCGCCTGTGGCGCAGATACCTTCTCTACGGACCGCTTTTTATAGGCTTGGTAACTCTCGAGAAAATAAAAATATTAAAATTTTAA
- a CDS encoding class I SAM-dependent methyltransferase, with amino-acid sequence MGMVNTSNGNALDVKIGCPYCKGSTTTHWKSLNFWRCSSCSLIFRYPLPDENSVVDLYEKSWTSPSENRSETGGTSLALARTYVRKLADTLELKDFSGLRLLDFGAGRGDTMTALSELGADMYGVEPFGYDNLKNQGFQVFRTLDEIPENLTFDGIYTRDVIEHLRTPWVEIQKFKDLLVENGFIYVATPNASSLSAKIYGEKWREAVRAGHLLLFTPSCLETVLGLSGYKKYERLKWFIQYSENPLRSILQYTLKTFHIDGELHYLVRKS; translated from the coding sequence ATGGGTATGGTAAATACATCGAATGGTAATGCTCTGGATGTAAAAATAGGGTGCCCTTATTGCAAGGGTAGTACAACGACGCATTGGAAAAGCTTAAATTTCTGGAGATGTTCGTCCTGCAGTTTAATATTCCGTTATCCGCTTCCTGACGAAAACAGTGTCGTCGATCTGTATGAGAAGAGCTGGACTTCTCCGTCCGAGAATAGAAGCGAGACGGGCGGAACGTCGCTCGCGCTCGCGCGCACATACGTGAGGAAACTAGCGGACACGCTGGAGCTGAAGGACTTTAGCGGGCTCAGGCTTCTTGATTTCGGAGCCGGAAGGGGCGATACCATGACAGCGCTATCCGAATTGGGAGCGGATATGTACGGTGTGGAGCCGTTCGGGTATGACAATCTTAAGAACCAGGGTTTCCAGGTTTTTCGTACATTAGACGAGATTCCCGAAAACTTAACTTTTGATGGAATTTATACAAGGGATGTTATAGAGCATCTTAGAACTCCATGGGTGGAAATACAGAAATTTAAAGATTTACTTGTGGAGAATGGATTCATTTATGTCGCAACCCCTAATGCCAGTTCCCTCAGCGCAAAAATTTACGGCGAGAAATGGCGGGAAGCTGTAAGAGCTGGTCATCTATTGCTTTTTACGCCCTCTTGCCTTGAAACAGTATTGGGTCTTTCGGGATACAAAAAATATGAAAGGCTTAAGTGGTTTATACAATATAGTGAAAATCCGCTTCGCAGTATCTTGCAATATACACTGAAGACTTTTCACATAGATGGTGAGCTTCATTATTTAGTCAGGAAATCATGA
- a CDS encoding glycosyltransferase family 4 protein, which translates to MKKERELLSEMKVAWLIPSMERGFCWLPVLEKLSNLFPETTVYTGLGPLDQSIRNLKFKLKIVGKTRFFRYRRKKKSHYDKGIIILSPYIIFHLLKFSPKVIFTHAFSVWTIIALLLKPFMGWRIIIAYDGSAPTVDARKSRLRLFGRKLMTLLSDSLMTNSDSGKTYLVQILKAKKELVFVRPYMVSDIKYLSQKEISVKSMLGDIKRPVFLYAGLLIQRKGLNYLIEALGILKREGCDNYTLVIVGDGPMRKELRDMVKKEGLDERVIWIGWVEYASLGSYLAFADVFVFPTLEDLWGTVVLEAMAFANPVVCSELAGSVEMVKDGENGYRFNPAHDKPEVLSNILRKFIDDPDLIQRMGEKSKKIASLHTPEAAANYMKYVIEFVLGYRDRASMEFGEYTQEQI; encoded by the coding sequence TTGAAAAAGGAAAGGGAGTTGTTGTCTGAGATGAAAGTGGCATGGCTGATCCCATCAATGGAAAGGGGATTTTGCTGGCTTCCTGTGCTCGAGAAACTCTCTAACCTGTTTCCCGAAACTACTGTATATACCGGTCTCGGGCCTTTGGACCAATCCATACGTAACTTGAAATTTAAACTCAAAATTGTTGGAAAGACAAGGTTTTTCAGATATCGGAGGAAGAAGAAATCTCATTACGATAAGGGGATTATAATTCTTTCTCCCTACATTATATTTCATCTATTAAAATTTTCTCCTAAAGTCATTTTTACTCATGCGTTTTCTGTCTGGACAATCATTGCTTTACTTCTTAAACCGTTTATGGGGTGGCGAATAATTATAGCCTATGACGGCAGCGCTCCTACTGTAGATGCCAGAAAGTCGAGGTTGCGCCTCTTTGGACGCAAATTAATGACTCTGCTATCCGATTCTCTAATGACAAATTCAGATTCCGGGAAGACGTATCTTGTTCAAATACTAAAAGCGAAGAAAGAGCTTGTGTTCGTCCGTCCATATATGGTATCGGATATTAAGTACCTGTCTCAGAAAGAAATAAGCGTCAAGAGTATGCTCGGAGATATTAAGCGGCCTGTATTTCTATACGCTGGATTGCTGATCCAGCGTAAGGGTCTTAACTACCTCATAGAAGCCCTTGGTATTTTAAAAAGAGAGGGGTGCGATAATTACACATTGGTTATTGTCGGGGATGGCCCAATGCGAAAAGAGCTCCGAGATATGGTAAAAAAAGAAGGGTTAGATGAACGTGTCATTTGGATTGGGTGGGTTGAATACGCGAGTCTGGGAAGCTATTTGGCTTTTGCCGATGTATTTGTATTTCCTACATTGGAAGACTTATGGGGCACAGTAGTGCTTGAAGCTATGGCTTTTGCAAATCCGGTCGTGTGTTCTGAACTGGCCGGATCGGTGGAGATGGTCAAAGACGGAGAAAATGGTTATAGATTTAATCCGGCTCATGATAAGCCGGAAGTACTGTCAAACATCTTGAGAAAATTCATCGATGATCCTGATCTTATTCAGCGCATGGGGGAGAAGTCAAAAAAAATCGCGTCGCTCCATACACCTGAAGCAGCAGCTAATTATATGAAATATGTTATAGAGTTCGTATTGGGCTACAGGGACAGGGCTTCTATGGAGTTCGGCGAATATACCCAGGAGCAGATTTGA
- a CDS encoding glycosyltransferase family 4 protein → MKVLIVHNYYKQPGGEDNVFAAEAKLLRQCGNDVVEYTDKNKRIDNMNPIYSAASTLWSKNSKRKISELIERTKPDIAHFHNTFLLISPSAYYACKEANVPVIQSLHNPRLLCPAASFYRSGAPCDDCLGKNPPWPGILHACYHNSRVQTAIVASMLTLHRWLKTWEKKVDTYIVFTEFYKRKFIEGGLPGDKIAIKPHFLDPDPGCRAHGPGDYALFVGRFDEVKGIYTLLNAWKHTKNIPLKIVGRGDLGGDIKNYLSKNPSIPIEIIGQLGKRKVFEFMKNARFLIWPSEGYYETFGLVAIEAFACGVPVIASRIGTLAENVKDGHTGLHFTPGDAEDLSAKVNWAWSNPDKMTQMGRTARKEYETRYTAEKNYKMLLDIYERALSKK, encoded by the coding sequence ATGAAAGTACTTATCGTTCACAACTACTATAAGCAACCAGGTGGTGAGGACAATGTATTTGCGGCCGAAGCAAAACTCCTCCGGCAATGTGGGAATGATGTTGTCGAATATACGGATAAAAATAAGCGAATCGATAATATGAACCCTATTTACTCCGCAGCCAGTACATTATGGTCTAAGAATTCGAAACGGAAAATCTCCGAGCTTATCGAAAGAACCAAACCGGATATAGCGCATTTCCACAATACATTTTTACTCATTTCTCCATCAGCTTACTATGCCTGTAAAGAGGCTAATGTGCCTGTAATTCAATCACTCCATAACCCAAGGCTTCTTTGCCCTGCCGCCAGTTTTTACCGTAGCGGCGCACCATGTGATGATTGTTTAGGCAAGAACCCTCCATGGCCTGGAATTTTGCATGCCTGTTACCATAATTCAAGGGTCCAAACGGCAATCGTTGCAAGTATGCTGACACTTCACCGCTGGCTTAAAACTTGGGAAAAAAAAGTAGACACGTACATAGTCTTCACAGAATTTTACAAAAGAAAGTTTATAGAAGGCGGTCTCCCTGGTGACAAGATAGCCATCAAGCCGCATTTTTTGGACCCTGACCCTGGTTGTCGTGCTCACGGCCCCGGAGATTACGCTCTTTTCGTGGGACGCTTTGATGAGGTGAAAGGCATTTATACTTTGCTTAATGCATGGAAACATACAAAGAATATTCCCTTAAAAATTGTTGGGCGTGGAGATCTAGGTGGAGATATTAAAAATTATCTAAGCAAAAATCCTTCAATACCGATTGAGATAATAGGTCAATTAGGTAAACGAAAAGTATTTGAATTTATGAAAAATGCACGTTTTTTGATCTGGCCATCGGAAGGTTATTATGAAACGTTCGGACTGGTGGCCATAGAGGCGTTTGCCTGCGGCGTGCCGGTTATAGCTTCGAGAATCGGCACCCTGGCCGAGAATGTCAAAGACGGTCATACGGGGCTTCATTTCACTCCCGGAGACGCTGAAGATTTATCCGCTAAAGTGAACTGGGCATGGAGCAATCCCGACAAAATGACCCAAATGGGAAGAACGGCCCGGAAGGAATATGAAACGCGTTATACGGCTGAGAAAAATTACAAAATGCTGCTCGATATATATGAAAGGGCGCTGAGTAAGAAATGA